One window of Pseudomonadota bacterium genomic DNA carries:
- a CDS encoding tetratricopeptide repeat protein, whose amino-acid sequence MTKPWGAALLTLGSLWVAAPVVAQKTDDERARLHFEAGRSYYEQAHYEQAANEFAQAYALSKRALLLINLSMAYERALRFDDAINAIQRFLAVEPSSDQRRSLEQRVSRLKALKAKLRPEQPAPGAAPPAPAPIAGPRNAPPVPVPAAPPGSSAAWRPAATAPQPAAQPQPAAQPQPATAPQPATRPPTLAHPARTATAPPPAAPAEGTLFPPGDPSGPPARAGLSVPGLALAIGGGALLAASLVTGLVAHGKHGTLEESCPAGVCPERFQSDIDRGKSLALVSTVTMFSGLAAGVAGAALLVLDRPSQEHAGKHKRMALVPASGGLVGASLRVTF is encoded by the coding sequence ATGACAAAGCCTTGGGGAGCCGCGTTGCTCACGCTGGGCAGTCTATGGGTCGCTGCGCCGGTCGTCGCGCAAAAGACCGACGACGAGCGCGCACGGCTGCACTTCGAAGCCGGCCGCTCGTACTACGAACAGGCTCACTACGAGCAGGCCGCGAACGAGTTCGCCCAAGCCTACGCGCTGTCCAAACGCGCCCTGCTCCTGATCAACCTATCCATGGCCTACGAGAGAGCGCTGCGCTTCGACGATGCCATCAACGCGATCCAACGCTTCTTGGCGGTGGAGCCGAGCTCTGACCAACGCCGCAGCCTCGAACAGCGTGTGTCGCGGCTCAAGGCGCTCAAGGCGAAGCTTCGCCCCGAGCAACCCGCGCCCGGCGCAGCCCCGCCAGCTCCAGCCCCGATTGCCGGCCCGAGGAATGCGCCGCCGGTCCCGGTGCCTGCGGCGCCCCCTGGTTCGAGCGCAGCCTGGCGGCCTGCCGCAACCGCGCCGCAGCCCGCCGCCCAGCCGCAGCCCGCCGCCCAGCCGCAGCCCGCAACCGCGCCGCAGCCGGCTACCCGACCGCCAACCCTGGCGCACCCCGCTCGGACGGCCACGGCGCCCCCGCCCGCTGCGCCCGCCGAGGGAACGCTCTTTCCGCCAGGCGACCCGAGCGGACCCCCGGCCCGCGCCGGCCTGTCGGTTCCCGGTCTAGCGCTCGCGATAGGAGGCGGCGCATTGCTGGCGGCATCGCTCGTCACCGGGCTCGTTGCCCACGGCAAGCACGGTACGCTGGAAGAGAGCTGCCCGGCGGGAGTGTGCCCGGAGCGTTTTCAAAGCGATATCGACAGGGGCAAGTCCCTGGCGCTCGTCTCCACGGTGACCATGTTCTCGGGTCTGGCGGCGGGTGTTGCGGGAGCCGCGCTGCTGGTGCTGGATCGACCCAGCCAGGAACACGCCGGCAAACACAAGCGGATGGCTTTGGTGCCAGCCTCGGGTGGGCTCGTGGGCGCGAGCCTGAGGGTGACCTTTTGA